One region of Cygnus atratus isolate AKBS03 ecotype Queensland, Australia chromosome 25, CAtr_DNAZoo_HiC_assembly, whole genome shotgun sequence genomic DNA includes:
- the RDM1 gene encoding RAD52 motif-containing protein 1 → MAEVLAFRVPEGSAHTLLVWGLEPAPGLEHSLFSVFSKFGLLYSVRAHRNAAVAGPGYYAIIKFYSDRDASRAQRACNGQRLFQKSPLKVCVCTKQKGLQQQVLALNSNKCQELANHYLGFNGWSSRIITLQNVSGFDDENGDLGKTLQKQSVKYLGAVEVTLPNHGVRTRGVGLGEADIENSEDPLEFVTATRRVQKLTVGKALSSAFQKILLVVLENGKVAVEYNHTQEEPTDSLTEEELKGLVQVNELPLEQFDLEEELFSDLSFDDEFPSWEMPSN, encoded by the exons ATGGCCGAGGTGCTGGCGTTCCGGGTGCCCGAGGGGAGCGCCCACACGCTGCTGGTCTGGGGGCTGGAGCCGGCGCCGGGCCTGGAG cattccctgttttcagtgttttcaaaatttgGGCTGCTGTACTCCGTGCGAGCACACAGAAACGCTGCTGTAGCAGGGCCTGGGTATTACGCTATCATCAAGTTTTACTCAGACAGAGatgccagcagagcccagcgTGCGTGCAATGGGCAGAGGCTGTTTCAGAAATCTCCCTTGAAG GTTTGTGTTTGCACCAAGCAGAAGGGACTTCAGCAACAAGTCCTTGCTCTCAACAGCAACAAGTGCCAGGAATTGGCCAACCACTACCTTGGCTTTAATGGCTGGTCCAGTCGCATTATCACA CTGCAGAATGTATCTGGCTTTGATGACGAGAATGGGGACCTGGGAAAGACATTACAGAAGCAATCTGTGAAATACCTGGGTGCTGTGGAAGTGACACTGCCCAACCATGGGGTACGCACCAGAGGAGTTGGCCTCGGCGAGGCAGACATTGAAAACAGTGAAG ATCCTCTTGAGTTTGTCACAGCCACAAGAAGAGTTCAGAAACTCACAGTTGGGAAAGCTTTGTCTAGCGCCTTTCAGAAGATACTCCTCGTAGTTTTAG AGAACGGTAAGGTGGCTGTGGAGTACAACCACACTCAAGAGGAGCCCACAGACTCCTTAACAGAAGAGGAACTGAAGGGGCTTGTTCAG GTCAATGAATTGCCCTTGGAACAGTTTGACCTCGAAGAAGAACTTTTTTCTGATCTGAGTTTTGATGATGAGTTCCCTAGCTGGGAGATGCCATCTAATTAG
- the LOC118258263 gene encoding somatotropin: protein MPLSNLFANAVLRAQHLHLLAAETYKEFERSYIPEDQRHTTKNSQAFCYSETIPAPTGKDDAQQKSDMELLRFSLVLIQSWLTPVQYLSKVFTNNLVFGTSDRVFEKLKDLEEGIQALMRELEDRSPRGPQILKPTYDKFDIHLRNEDALLKNYGLLSCFKKDLHKVETYLKVMKCRRFGESNCTI from the exons ATGCCCCTTTCCAACCTGTTTGCCAACGCTGTGCTGAGGGCTCAGCACCTCCACCTCCTGGCCGCAGAGACTTACAAAGAGTTC GAACGCAGCTATATTCCGGAGGACCAGAGACACACCACCAAGAATTCCCAGGCATTCTGTTACTCAGAAACCATCCCAGCTCCCACAGGGAAGGATGATGCCCAGCAGAAATCA GATATGGAGCTTCTTCGGTTTTCACTGGTTCTCATCCAGTCCTGGTTGACTCCAGTGCAATACCTAAGCAAGGTGTTCACAAACAATCTGGTTTTTGGCACCTCAGACAGAGTGTTTGAAAAACTAAAGGACCTGGAAGAAGGGATCCAAGCTCTGATGAGG gagctggaggaccGGAGCCCGCGGGGCCCGCAGATCCTCAAGCCCACCTACGACAAGTTCGACATCCACCTGCGCAACGAGGACGCCCTGCTGAAGAACTACGGCCTGCTCTCCTGCTTCAAGAAGGACCTGCACAAGGTGGAGACCTACCTGAAGGTGATGAAGTGCCGGCGCTTCGGAGAGAGCAACTGCACCATCTGA